One genomic region from Zalophus californianus isolate mZalCal1 chromosome 14, mZalCal1.pri.v2, whole genome shotgun sequence encodes:
- the PLA2G1B gene encoding phospholipase A2 isoform X2: MMETFYILAAAYKGISPRAVWQFRNMIKCTIHGSNPFKEYNDYGCYCGLGGSGTPVDELDKCCQTHDNCYSEAKKLDSCKFLLDNPYTKTYSYSCSGSEITCSAKNKKCQAFICNCDRKAAICFSKAPYNKEHKNLNTKKYCK, encoded by the exons ATGATGGAAACATTCTATATCT TGGCCGCTGCCTATAAGGGCATCAGTCCGCGGGCAGTGTGGCAGTTCCGCAACATGATCAAGTGCACGATACACGGGAGTAACCCCTTTAAGGAGTACAACGACTACGGCTGCTACTGTGGCCTGGGTGGATCCGGCACCCCTGTGGATGAACTGGACAA GTGTTGCCAGACGCACGACAACTGCTACTCAGAAGCCAAGAAACTGGACAGCTGTAAATTCCTCCTGGACAACCCCTACACCAAAACCTACTCATACTCATGCTCTGGTTCTGAGATCACCTGCAGTG CCAAAAACAAAAAGTGCCAGGCCTTCATCTGCAACTGCGACCGCAAGGCTGCCATCTGCTTTTCAAAGGCCCCCTATAACAAAGAGCACAAGAACCTGAACACCAAGAAGTACTGTAAGTGA
- the PLA2G1B gene encoding phospholipase A2 isoform X1: MKFLVLAALLTVAAAYKGISPRAVWQFRNMIKCTIHGSNPFKEYNDYGCYCGLGGSGTPVDELDKCCQTHDNCYSEAKKLDSCKFLLDNPYTKTYSYSCSGSEITCSAKNKKCQAFICNCDRKAAICFSKAPYNKEHKNLNTKKYCK, encoded by the exons ATGAAATTCCTTGTACTGGCTGCTCTACTCACAG TGGCCGCTGCCTATAAGGGCATCAGTCCGCGGGCAGTGTGGCAGTTCCGCAACATGATCAAGTGCACGATACACGGGAGTAACCCCTTTAAGGAGTACAACGACTACGGCTGCTACTGTGGCCTGGGTGGATCCGGCACCCCTGTGGATGAACTGGACAA GTGTTGCCAGACGCACGACAACTGCTACTCAGAAGCCAAGAAACTGGACAGCTGTAAATTCCTCCTGGACAACCCCTACACCAAAACCTACTCATACTCATGCTCTGGTTCTGAGATCACCTGCAGTG CCAAAAACAAAAAGTGCCAGGCCTTCATCTGCAACTGCGACCGCAAGGCTGCCATCTGCTTTTCAAAGGCCCCCTATAACAAAGAGCACAAGAACCTGAACACCAAGAAGTACTGTAAGTGA